In the genome of Candidatus Binatus sp., one region contains:
- a CDS encoding PIN domain-containing protein: MAALIDSSVFIAGERGLIDLADLVASLGGEPLALSAVTASELLYGLHRARTTAQRNRRNAYVEAIFAQMTVIAFDLAVARVHSAVSAELDRTGRQVGAHDLMIAATAMAHDYRVATRDLRSFPKIPGLETVRI; the protein is encoded by the coding sequence CAGCGTCTTCATCGCCGGCGAGCGCGGCCTGATCGATCTGGCGGACCTTGTCGCATCGCTCGGCGGCGAGCCTCTCGCGCTGTCCGCCGTGACCGCGTCGGAACTGCTGTACGGCCTGCATCGCGCTCGAACGACTGCGCAACGGAATCGACGCAATGCTTACGTCGAGGCGATATTCGCGCAGATGACGGTGATTGCGTTCGATCTCGCCGTCGCGCGAGTGCACTCAGCCGTTTCGGCTGAGCTGGACCGCACCGGCCGCCAGGTCGGCGCGCACGATCTGATGATCGCGGCTACTGCGATGGCCCATGACTACCGCGTGGCGACGCGGGACCTCAGGAGCTTTCCGAAAATTCCGGGCCTCGAGACTGTGAGGATCTAG